The DNA window actcagGTATTTACCACGTTTATTTAGCAGAAATTTAAAacgccattaaaaaaaaaaaagttttaacaaCGTGCAAATCAGCCTCATAAGATCGACCAAAATGTTCCGAGTGTAGTTCTTGGAAGATCTCAAGAAGTCAGTGGTCCGCTAGCAAGGCAACAAACGGTAAACCTAAACGCTCAGAACCTGGAGGTGCGCGGCAGCGTGGGTGGCCATTCCTTTGCCCCAATCATTACGCTAGGTCACGAGGTTACATTGCTTGTGCACCGTTGAATGGGTTTAAAGTATGTTCACTATGCAATATTTTCATAGCTATCCTTATCCACTTTAGTGCAACGAAGGTATAAGTATGCCCACTATGCAATATTTTCAATGGTATAGGCCTAGACACATAGACATGAGAGTTGCACTCCGTAAACGTCCCAAGCCTGCACCCTACTGAAACAACAGTTTTTGCACGCTTTGTGTTCCTTACCCGCCTCGTCAGAAGAGAACGCATTAATGGTGTGGCCATGATGGACGTCGGAGATCGAGGCTGTAAATACCCCGATAAGATGAATCAAGTTCACCCTTTAAATTTTACCTATAAAAAACGCTATCTTTAGAAATGCATGGGTCATAAATGTTGGGCGGCCAGTGATTGGCTACGAAAAAAAAAACGCCCACAAGTCAAGGAAATCAATTGGTTAACTCCCTTTGAAAAACAAGCCAATGATAATGCCACTTATTGAAGCAAGCCTTAGGTAAGAAGGTAAGTGATGATTGGTTCTACGAGCGGGGCTTAGAACGTGATCAGGTTATTCATTGCTTATATAATATGAGTTAACAGTTACGTGCATTTTGCACAAAACGAACACAGTAGAGTAGATATTGTAATGttaagagacagaaataaactTGCACGTGATGTTTAGATgacggtacacacacacacacacagcgagagagagccAGGACAGGACTCTGGCTCCTTAGACAAGCAAGCGGTAGATTTGTTTTGCAATGCGTACGTCGTTCGCGTGTTTAATGAAGGTAACACAcgacgacacacacacacacacacacacacacacttgtctaGTCTGGCAAAAGTCTAAATTGCTTAGTCACGAAGCCGAGAGGAGTTATTTTCTGCTCGACTCTTATTGGATGTTTGGACAGGAGATTCGCCCCCAACAGGGGAATACTTCTTATACAGGTCACATCATGGCTGCTCAAACTAAGGTTTAATCTCGGTTATGGTTTTCTTTCATCTCTACCTTAAGTAAGCACATTGTCTATGAAACGGTACTTGCATTAACCtgtgatttgtcatttttttagcCTGTGCTTCATGGATATTTTAGAAGTTCTTGCTCATGGAGAGTACGCATAGGTAAGCCACGGTCCAGAATAACTCTTTATACTTAATCTCtgttcattttaacataaatgtgTTCTCTCTAGCGTTTGCCCTGAAGGGTATAGAATATGATCACGTTCCAGTAAACCTCATTAAGGATGGGGGGCAACAGGTAAACACAAAATTGAAATTAAAGGGGAAGTTCACCTAAAATCACACCTGATCACTGTGTCCATATGCagtttcaagattttttttgtttgttttttgcaccaTCAATCCGAATGAGTTCAGCAAAAGTGGGATGTCAAGTGGGACAGAATTTTATGCTACATATTgctcttttattttctgtagcCAATGTTGCTATCCTGCATAATCACATCAAAGGCCCTTGGTTTTGCCTTACAGCATTGTTGAAGGCATTATCAAAATTCAAAGtgtgactgattgattgattccaGAAAGTCAATCGACAAATCAAAGTATTTTCCATATACATAAGGATATATTAAAAGGAGAAATAAATGATATTGTTTTAATCAAGATTAATTAAACTATTAGTTAAAGTGGGTTTTAAGTACTGTACATTTTTGCCAAACATCACTTACACCACTGATGCATTGTGCATCTTTTATTGCCATGTTTTACAAGCTAACAAGACATAACAGGAATAAATGAGATGCAGCCATGAATCTTGTGCTAAGAAGATGGACTCTTAGATGACCCCCTCAGCCAGTGTCAGTAAAGTCCTAGCTAGAACAACTAGGTTGATTTGAGACAAAAAGGTTTAATGACtcagctttttttattttcaataataatCAAGACAACagaataaatgtgtttgatgCAGTTTGCAATCAGTAAAGGAACCATTCAGGGTATATAGCTGCTTGGTTGAAATGAATATTCTTTCTGGGTTTTAAAATATAATGGATCTCGTTATCGTTTTTTTCAGCAGATATACCTATACATTTCTGTAGACTCTTCTATGTGTTTCACTAGACACCAAATTAATCAattcttatgttttttttttaagatttattatttttttattattaatagattTTAGGcctaaataattgttttaagtacctttattaatttatatgcAACTTGTAATCAACTATGCAACATAGAACAGAcaactaaattattttttagatatgtgaatttttaaattatatttgtacCTGCATTTTGCATATAATATTTTAGGCCACCTAAAACCACAATCAAAGGGTTTTTTTGTACTTCCAGTAAGGTGTAGCCTAGCAAATaaatttcatataaaatttaaaacaaacactgtccTCATGGTTGAAAAAGAGTCGGTCTGGTGGCGGGGAAACAGTGCCTAGATGTGTGCCAAGGTCTCTAATAAAGCAATAAGAGAGGCCAGGCATTACAGCAAATTTATCACCCATAATAAAATCACTGAAACAGTTACAAGGGCCCTTGTTGTAAAAGCGACACAAGCAATTTGATAAAACACACCAGTGCTCAAAAACAATTTACAGTATTCACAATAAGCAATTCTTTCATCAGGCAATGTAGTCAGCTAACAAGTttttgttgctaagcaacaaTGGAAAAGATTAGTCTCTTCAATAGACAGAACAGTATCTTAATGACTAggattattgtttatattaatgtgGACATTTCCATTGACAGTACATGAATCAAAATAATGTTCAGTGATTAGCATATTCATCACTGGTCCTTTGGAAAGTAACTACTGTAATGGTTTTATTGGCACATTAATATAGAATCCAGTTATTTTAAGGCAcatctcagccaatcagattttaggACCAATACTGTTTTATATAATCAAACATAAAAACTACATTGAATTATAATtgaaagatttacatttagGATGCTTGCAACAGTTAGAGAAAAATCACAAAAGATATTATGGAATTTATCAGTGTGCCCTTGAGTATCTACCAAAAGTGTCCCACTTAGATTACATGACTGTTGGGCAAGAtaatttctaattaattttccatgatttattgaaataaagaatgttaaaataatatgtagatattgttaaagttttaaaatgcactgtTCACTCCCTGTATATACAGTCCATATAAGGAATCTAAGATGAAAAACCAGTCTGTTTTGAAATCGCTATTTCTCTGATGTGATGAGAataaacatatttgcatttctATTACCTTTTCAGCCTACagcagtttagccccacccacttACACTGAAGTTCTCATGCTACCCTGTATTGTGCCTTTTTGAATGAGGCACAATACAGGGCAGCCAGtcagaacagaaaacatattTCTATGAATGTTAATCACTTAGCAACTTAGTTAACAAATGCTTCTTGCTCCGTAAGCTCTAAACACATCCAGAAAGTAGTCCAGACAGCAGGAGAATACAGTTGTTCACTAACATGCACCGTCagaaaaaggaaacacaaactggtgcgatttttatttatttatttatttatgaaaaaggATCTTGACTAAGTATGACGAGTATTTCTCAATTGAGGAAtgtgtgtgcaatgtgtgtAATATAGTATTTTGCTACTAACTATAGTCCGTATGTATAGTGTGGAGGGGggcagttttatttaaattatggtTAAATTATTTAAGTGATGTAAAAACTGTCCGATGTGTCTAGAAATCAACCAGGGATCAAATGTGGAATAAGGTGAACTCCCCCTTTAAGGTGTCATTCATCTATGGCTCATTTTAGTCTTGCCCTTTTTTGTGTAGTCTGTGCCTCTAACTCCGTATTCTCTTCAGATCACAGATCAGTATAAAGAATTAAACCCAATGCAGCAAGTACCTACTGTTACCATTGATGACATCACCTTGTCTCAGTCAGTAAGTTCTTCTATAATTATTGAGCTGCTAGCAAAATTGAGCCACATCACAGCTTTCACCAACAATTTTAGAAAGGGCCAATATTGTAATTAGTTCAgttgttttacagtgtgtgttaaatagTGATAAAAATGTAGTTCTGACTATGCAACTAGCTGGCCATCATTCAGTACGTTGATGAAACTCGGCCAGGGCCACGCCTTCTACCTGCAGACCCAAAGCAGAGAGCCAAGGTGCGCATGATTTGTGACATCATCGCTTCTGGCATTCAGCCTTTACAGGTATGTTAAATCCGCATTAAGATACGTAAAAAGGGTTTGGCCAGGCCAAGCCCAATCGGAGGTTTTACCAGTAAATAGCCCGCAGCCCAGGCTAAAGTGTTAGAGAGACTTACACTCACATCAATCTGCAAAAGCTTTCTTGGTTTTTATGGTTTATGTCCAGTACTGCCTATGCATGAGAGACATAGCCACATGGTTTAAACTGGTGTCGAGAGCTTGTAATCAGGGTGCCTGTCTTTAGCAGGAGTAGGGAATCATGAATGGATGCAAGACCAAAAGAAAATGTACTGAAGTCTGCAAAAATGTTATGGTAAACGAAACTCCTTTAATTAGCAAAATGTAACCAAACACATGGGAACATTTCATTACAGTGGTTGCAAAATTAAAAAGGCAACATTTATGGAATGAAATGTTTGCCAAAACTActatttgtaattataatggACCATATCTGATAATAGCACTGCATTTGTAGTGAGTGGTTTGTGGCTGTGCGAAGTATTCATGTATGGCAATAATAAGTCATTCTTCTGTACACTGTGGTAGTACTACAGTGTATAGAGTTTCAGCTTCTAAACATCATAATCCTGACCTCAGCTAAGTGTAAATAGTAACAGGGCTAGAAAATGGTAGGGCATAAGCAATGTACAGGGAACTCGGGAGAGTCCAAGTAAATATGTCATTATGAATGTGTGATGatcacaccagtgtgtgtgtgtgtgtgtgtgtgtgtgtgtaaacattgtGGATACATtcaaaaaaagattcaaagatGCAGGTGCAGCACATGTATCACTTGCCTTTATCACTCACCTAATTAAAGCTTTATATCAGTAGGCAATAGCTGAACAGTTTGCAAATGAATGTGACATTCATTATTGTCTTTAAAAAGTCTAATCATGTGAGATTTGCAAGAATAtcttaattgaaaaacaaaacaaaaaagatgagCATGCAGCTTGTGATATGgatacatttgaataatttcCATGGGTGTGCATTCATGAAACCCATCGTGCAAACTTTTCAGCAAATCTGTTTCTGCGGTTCAGAGCTCATCTAGAACAAGAGGCTGCATCCATTTATCTATCGTTTCCAAGTAGTTATATCTTACTATGGCAACGGATAAAAgctggcaggaaaaaaaagctaTTGCAACATCAGATTtatctaaaatgaaatattgatattttgatattatcGATTTaataaagtaacattttctCTCTAATGGTCAAGTAGATTATGACggtcttattttaaaaaatttgtgcTAATTTTTCAGAATCTTTACGTGGTGCAGAAAATTTGCACAGATAAGGTACAGTGGGCTCAGCATTTTATCAACCGAGGATTTGTAGGTGAGTTCTTCATTGAAATTTAACTAAAGTTTTAAGATGTACTTTTTCCACCTGTGACATGCATGATTGAAACATCACTCTTGAATGGGGGGGGGCATATACTGAATTTGCTCACAAGTACGGCTTGTCCTTTGTAGCCCTGGAGTCCATCCTGAAGCAGACAGCTGGAAAGTATTGTGTTGGGAATGAGGTAATAAACCAATATATGTAACACATGTTAACATGTAGAAGTATTGTGTAATACACAAGgtttttggacagaggtccttaaTCGTCTGCATAAAGGCTTTGCAGAGTTCTCAGGAAACCTTATGTACTACGCTGTAATTTATGACctcttactccctggaatcAATGGAACATATGCAGtggattcagaaagtattcagaccATTTATTGCATGCTTCATGTTTTGGATTTAAATGGATATAACTTAAATCACTCATAATGTACTCAGAAGGCATTTTCAGAGTTTCCAAAacttacaaaataaaatcaaaaactgaaatctcAAGTATTTAGACCCTTTGCTGTGGAACTCCAAACTGTAGTCAAGTGCATCCTGTTTAACTGTAGAACTCAAATGTAGTCCACTTGAGGTTCGTTGAATAGTTTGGAAAGGCACATACCTGATCCTATATGGTCCCAAAGGACAAAACAAACCATGACATCCAAGGAACTGTCTGTGGATCTCCGCTATCAAAATATGGCAAAGCACAGGAGCAGCTTCACATAACCTTGAACATTCCTAGATCCTGCCCAGGCATCCAGGTGAGGACGGCCTTGGTCCGAACTCAACAATCACTCTTAAAGAGCTCTGAGTGTTGTGCAGAACAGCAAGCACTTTGTCTGGTGAAAAGTAGGCACTGCACCATCGCCTGACTAATTCATCCCTACAGTGAGATTATGGTTGAGGCAGCGTCATGCTATAGGCATGCTCAGCAGACACAGGCAACTGGTAAGAATGGATGAATGACATATGGTAACATCTTTGAGCAGAACCTCCTCTAGTGCAAACCAAGACTGGTGACAGTTCACCTTTTAACATGACAATAACCCAAAAGCACACAGCCAAAGCAACAAGTCTGTGAATGTGGTTGAGTGGTCTGCGAAAGGCCTCACTTAAACCCCATCAGACATCTGTGGAGAGACCTGATGATGGCAGTTCAGATGGTCACCATCCACTCAGATGGGATTTGAGTGGATCTGCTGTGAAGAACTGGATCAACTGTCTAAATTCAGGTGTGCAAAACTTGTAGCTATATCTCCACCAAGACATCCAGCTGTAATTGCAACCACAGCAGGTTCTACAAAGTACTGACTAAAGAGACAATGTTtttatgaataatatttttcaggttttgatttgtttcattttcaaaacactaaaaatgttttcacttaCTCATTATGGGTGATTGAATGTggtttgtgggggggggaggcaaTTCTCTCAATATAAAATCAAATCCACAACATAACGCATACAAGGGGTTTGAATACAGTCTGAATCCActgtatccacacacacacacagtgcagtctTTTTATAAGCACTTGGACAATGCAGTGAGAATTTTTGTTGCTTTTGCCTTTTACTCCAGCACACTGCATTTAAGAATACAAACAATGGCAACTGAGTCGAGGGGATGTGGCTGCATGTGGGTATATGCATGGCCCTACTGGCTCATTACTGCCCTTCTTAATCAAGGCCTCCCATTGCAAAGgccaaaaaaatgacatttgaggGGGGTTGTTGCTTCCTTTCTTCATATATAAAAACGTCTAGCCATCAAAAACTCTAGTTCATTCTAGTATTTCCCTCTGATACTGTTGTCCAGCAACACGAACAAAAAACTGTTCATGCCATACAGTAAATTAGGCCAAAATGCACAATTCAGTACCCATTATTTAAGCAAGAATTCAAATCCAAGTTAGCAGTAGCAGATGTAAGTAAAGAAGAAACCTTTCTTCCTAAAACATCCAATCTCATCCCTGAAACATAGTGACCTGGACAAAATGTGagaatgtatataattatttagAAGAGGGCTGTGATTGCTGTATGATCACCCAGTATATTAATACCCTTGAATCAAAGATTGAATTCTAGACTTAATATGACCAAGCTCAAAGTACAAAAtgccatatttacatttacaattttctGTTCTCATATAAACAGGCAAAAGCAATAGAAGCAGTCACTACATACTtttagaccacacacacacaccacagcataACAAAAGTGAATGTTCTTCACTGATCCAAAAGATTCTAGTATCAAGTAGGTGGAAATGGGTCAATGGCTGCCTGGTTTAAACTGCTGTTATTTACCTGCTGTGCTACAGATATCCATGGCAGACATTTGCCTTGTGCCCCAGGTCTACAATGCTGAGAGGTATAGATGTTTTAAACTACAGCAAAAAACCATTTAAAGCTGTGCGTGAAATGCAGTACTcgaatgtttatgtttgttccCAATCCATTCTATTTTAATTCTTGCATAATGCCCATGAAACTATATTTACTGCTTCTCTTTGCAAAAGGTTCAAAGTGGATATTAAGCAGTTTCCTACCATCAAGCTGCTGAACCAGACTTTGCTGGAACTTGAAGCCTTCAAAATGAGTCATCCTTCTCATCAGCCAGATGCACCTGATGACCTCCGAATCTAAATTTAATTGAAATTTGAATCCTTGAATAGCTAAAATGCCACCTCCAAATTTAACTAAAGCAGCACCATACAATCACAAGTctggtttcttttgtttattgttgttttttttttgattgatcTTTAAACGAGCTTCTTTGCAACTTCAAGAAAATACGTACAAACTACAATTTCTGAACTTCAGCCACACCTACAAACACCTGTGAATGTGCTGTAAAGttacaaagttaaaaaaaaaaatgggggtgggggtgggtgccTTCAGATAAGAAAAATTAttgcacaaaataatttttgaagtTAATAAAGTGTTAATGAAAATGGTCAGTCCACAGCATGTTTCCTTCTACAAATAAGTTAAAGTTTAGCTGcaaaacagctgttttaaatCTAAAAAATTATGCAACATAAattaactaaaaaataaaaaaaaaccttaaaaagtGAAAATCTATTTTCCACTCAATTGCTCTGTGGgaaaacataaatgtaacagtTGAGACCAAAACTGCACCCTAGTTGTCTGTTTTCTTAGCCAGACATACTGATCCCATGAATTCCTTTTGTGTCTGCCCTTCAGCAGGGATTTCCACAATGCATTTGACTATATCATTGTAGAACATTCCAGCACAGTCTGAACCCCCAAAGAGCAAGACTGTGTGTTGGGTGGCTAGGCAGGTACAACAGCCATCTTCCTGGTCCCTCACACCTGTTCCTGGGACAGCTGTACTTCCCAGGCTGATCAGACTGTGGCCAGCACGAGGCTTTGCGCAGAGCAAAGGAGCCGACACTGACACCCAGGAGTTGGTATCTGCAAAAACCATCACCCAGGggctattttatttaaacaaactcCAACATATCTGCTACCAGCCGATGCAAAGATTTCAAGAGTACAGTTGAAGTAGTGAAACTCTTTGAAATGCTAGAGAGGGTAAGGTTGGTAATGGTGTGGCTGACCTAAACTGAAGAGATGGAGATCTTGTAATGCCCCTAAAACACCACACCCTCCGCTGATCAGCACCCTGTTGTCAGACACGGGCAGGGCAGCATGAAACCTGACCACACAGATACCAACAGCCTCGTGAATTATCAGATCAGGACATTTGGATTCTGCTCAGTACAGAAAGAGACTTGTGGCAAAGAATTGCACAGATCAAGATTGCCCCATCCGGCTGATAAAAATTAATGATTCCACAAGAGGTATGTGAATTTCTGCCCGAGACCACATCACTGCCCACTCAGCTGAAGATCAGTAGGAATAACAAAATCCTTTTAAATTCCTTTTGATTGTCcattcaaatatataaatgatgcTTTTAGAGAACATTCTTACCCACGGGCCAGTGGTGGCATGTTTTTGTACTTCACTGCAGTGTATTCCATGAAGCCTTTTCAAAGAACAATGTGTGATAAATATACATTCTTTTACACTTCAAGAGGCATAGTTACTCAAGTGAGTCATTTACTGCAATTTCTATTACCAAGATCTAGAATGTGGAGATCGTTGAGGTAAGCAGCAGATTTTCTGCCTCCAAATATGACTAGTTTGTTGGGCAGTAGTGTGGTGGAGTGCctgttaatacatttaaaaactggcTATGTCAAGACAGCTAGAAACAAAATGCATCATGAAATTAAAGTTGTACACACAAGCCTGGAAGATATgaccaaaataaatgaataaaaataaatactgaccCAAACCTGGGAAGAGGACGGTCACCTTCCACAATTGGTTGGTACCACAGCTCATGTTCCGGGTTGAAGATGTACAAAGCATTGCTACAAGCTTTGCCTCCAGGGCCATGGCTAGGCTGCATCCCTCCAAATACATAGAGCTCACTTTTATAGATGATGGAACTGTGATACGCCAGTGATGGCACATTTCCTTTTGCCTGGAAGAAATTGATGCACTGGATAAACATTGACCTTTAGACAAGATGTGCATGTACACTGAACACTTTGAACATGTTCAGTATGAAGTGGAATTCTGTCAGACTCACACTGATGATTTTCCACTTCCAGGTCAGTGTGTCCAGCATGTAAATATCGCTATAACGCTGACCTTCTCTCAGGCCTCCATACACATAGACAACCTTACGCTCAGGGTCGAAGGCTGCAGAATGACCTTGAGAACTGGGTGGAAAGGGCCCAGCTGCAGAGGAGTGTATCGGAAACCAAAAATCTCCATCTGGATAGAGttgggaaatttaaaaaaataaataaataaaataattcacaaaacaAGTTCACATTAGTTTTTCACCACTATCCCTTGTTTTGGTAGTGGGTAGATGAGATTTGATGCATCTTAATGGCAAAAGGTGGAGCTCTTTAAAACAAGTAGAAGATCAACAAGTACAtgagaacacacccacacatctacCACTACATGTATGCAAATACAGTAGCCAGAGAAGCTTTTTCTGTGGGTCAATGTGTTATAAGTGAGTCACAAAAGCTTTGAAAATCAAGTGCAATTTAAACCTATGCAGCCATAGTACATGCACGTGTGCAAATGACGCACCAATCTCCAACTTCCATATGGAGTCTGGGCAGTGAGCCTGGTCTGCACCCTCCCCTCCAATCAGAATAGCTGTGTCAGGGTCACTTAAACACATGGCATGGCTCCAGCGCTTTGATGGTTGGTCTGGATAAAATGTTAAAGTCATGAATTAATCATTCCTTTGCTATTTTCTACTATAAAACTGTtattccatgtcttgtgtttttttttaaataataaataaataacactttgTATAGTTAAAAACTCAACTGACATTTCCCCCATGGTATAGGATAAACTGCCACATTATTGCTCCAAATatacataatacaaaaaaaaatgctacagTGCAAAAATATGCTTTGAGCCAAGCAACCACAAAATCCACACTAGTGAAAACTAGTCTTGGAAAACTAATGGAATTTTGATGTCTGCAACTAATGGAAGCATGTACCTGCCCTACAATTCCTTTTGAAAACTTCCATCTCCTCATTATGGGAAACAGACATGCTCAGTTTGAGCTTCTTGGGGCCTGAGGAATGGCTCGCCTTATGGGGCGATTCAGGTCCCTCAAACCTCCAAATGCGTCTTCTCTTTCCTGTCTTGGTCCTCTTTGGACTTTTATCCTTCAAACATCACAGATATACATGAAAAAGGACATTAAGAGAACAAAGCAGtttcagatgaaaataaattaacaccATCAAAGTAATCTAATCTGAACTAGAAATTAATACAAAGCAAATCCTGAAGGGGCTAAATCAATATACTATGGCTCACACTTATGTTATCAAAAGATGATATAGACCACTTCGTTAAAGTGTTAAACTTATTTGTCTAAAATCTTAACCTTTTACAATGAATTAGTTAATGGATGTTTGCTTTGACCTTGGTAAACACTCAAGACTGAGGATTCCTCACCATGGCCCACACTCCCAGGCTGACATTCTGCATTTCCACCTTGCTTGTCCTGAGCTCAGCATAGCTAACCGTGTCCTCAGGCGATGGTCTCTGAGATGTGATCTTGACAGACATGTGCATGGTTACATTAACAACAAAATCGtggtcactctctctccttaatacttaatacttaTACTGATTCTTAGTACTCCTTTTTCATGAAATACTGTTGGTTTGTCTGGGAATTCAAATGGCTTGTCTATGCAATCAAATGTCAAAGCGCTTGGCTATAACTAAACTGTACCAGTATGGGGAAAAGTGTGCGAGTGACATTTTCCCAGAGGCTGCCACAGTCCGTCTGCTCGGATATAGAGCTTCCACTTACAGCAGTAGTTTAAGGTGCAACACTTTACTAAACTGATCAGTGAAGAAATCCAAATTCAAGTTCAGCTTATAACTACTCACATTGTTATTGCCACCACCGCTCAGAAGGGTCTGGGAGAGACTGGTGATCTGGTGATCTGGAGTTGGTCGTTTCCGTGACACAAGTGGTGTGCTACTCACAAAGTTGGCTTTCACCTAGATTACAAACAGAGTatcttaattattttaaattttttccaTTCTCATTTGAGCACACCAGGTTATGGCAGTCGGTGATGAATAACTCACGTGTGAACCACAATGCACTCCAAAATCGTTTGTAGCTATAGACCCTTATACTCTAtaccaaaatattattttggatACCTCCATATTGGAACATTCCAATTTGAACCACAGTGACCTGATACTTAGCTAAACAGATGttgttttggtcattttatCTATTGCAATGTTCATGTGACTAGAACACCCTTAAAATCCAACTTTGCGGTTTCTGCAAACTTCACCCCTCAGGTCAGCAGCTGGCCGACAGAAATCTTGCGTGTAGTGTGGCATCAGCATGGGAAGAAAATATTTGGTGAAGTTGCAATAAGGTGGAAATACCTCTCCACAAACAGTAAGCAACACCTTCGCCCAGCCACCTCTCCGACTTTTCTCTGTTGATTCAGCTAAAAGGCCAAGCGTCCAGTCTCCTTCCCAGACCAGACACCTTCCGAGTCAAATGTAGTGTGAAGCGTAAGGTTGCAGTTTATACGCTGTATTAATAAACAACGCAtacgattttttttaaagctttaaataattgttttgaatTTCCTACCTTGAGTGTGAAGAGAGAACTCCAATTTTCTGAGGCTTCACGTCTGGGCTTACCAAAACTTCAATTAATATCCTCGTCTCAGAAGAAAACGATGTCCACTCTCctaaactaaacaccacaagCTGCTTGGGTAACGGTAGCGGTATCTTAACCTGGTAGCTCCTGCGGTTTACGTTGCTGCAGAAGAAAGGTTTGCACACCACCACCGCATTAGGTTTTGAAATTAACGGACTGAAAGCAAGAGTCGTGGCAGTCTGTTAAATGAACGTCCCACCTTATAAACTGACGAGGTGCTTCGTGTAAAGACCATAATGCGTAAAAGTGCATTTTCCCCATGG is part of the Electrophorus electricus isolate fEleEle1 chromosome 13, fEleEle1.pri, whole genome shotgun sequence genome and encodes:
- the gstz1 gene encoding maleylacetoacetate isomerase isoform X2; its protein translation is MRTSFACLMKPVLHGYFRSSCSWRVRIAFALKGIEYDHVPVNLIKDGGQQITDQYKELNPMQQVPTVTIDDITLSQSLAIIQYVDETRPGPRLLPADPKQRAKVRMICDIIASGIQPLQNLYVVQKICTDKVQWAQHFINRGFVALESILKQTAGKYCVGNEISMADICLVPQVYNAERFKVDIKQFPTIKLLNQTLLELEAFKMSHPSHQPDAPDDLRI
- the gstz1 gene encoding maleylacetoacetate isomerase isoform X3, translating into MFGQEIRPQQGNTSYTGHIMAAQTKPVLHGYFRSSCSWRVRIAFALKGIEYDHVPVNLIKDGGQQITDQYKELNPMQQVPTVTIDDITLSQSLAIIQYVDETRPGPRLLPADPKQRAKVRMICDIIASGIQPLQNLYVVQKICTDKVQWAQHFINRGFVALESILKQTAGKYCVGNEVQSGY
- the gstz1 gene encoding maleylacetoacetate isomerase isoform X1; the protein is MFGQEIRPQQGNTSYTGHIMAAQTKPVLHGYFRSSCSWRVRIAFALKGIEYDHVPVNLIKDGGQQITDQYKELNPMQQVPTVTIDDITLSQSLAIIQYVDETRPGPRLLPADPKQRAKVRMICDIIASGIQPLQNLYVVQKICTDKVQWAQHFINRGFVALESILKQTAGKYCVGNEISMADICLVPQVYNAERFKVDIKQFPTIKLLNQTLLELEAFKMSHPSHQPDAPDDLRI
- the zgc:163014 gene encoding RING finger protein B; protein product: MEVKANFVSSTPLVSRKRPTPDHQITSLSQTLLSGGGNNNITSQRPSPEDTVSYAELRTSKVEMQNVSLGVWAMDKSPKRTKTGKRRRIWRFEGPESPHKASHSSGPKKLKLSMSVSHNEEMEVFKRNCRADQPSKRWSHAMCLSDPDTAILIGGEGADQAHCPDSIWKLEIDGDFWFPIHSSAAGPFPPSSQGHSAAFDPERKVVYVYGGLREGQRYSDIYMLDTLTWKWKIISAKGNVPSLAYHSSIIYKSELYVFGGMQPSHGPGGKACSNALYIFNPEHELWYQPIVEGDRPLPRFGHSTTLLPNKLVIFGGRKSAAYLNDLHILDLGFMEYTAVKYKNMPPLARGFHAALPVSDNRVLISGGCGVLGALQDLHLFSLDTNSWVSVSAPLLCAKPRAGHSLISLGSTAVPGTGVRDQEDGCCTCLATQHTVLLFGGSDCAGMFYNDIVKCIVEIPAEGQTQKEFMGSVCLAKKTDN